In Musa acuminata AAA Group cultivar baxijiao chromosome BXJ2-3, Cavendish_Baxijiao_AAA, whole genome shotgun sequence, the following proteins share a genomic window:
- the LOC135608259 gene encoding DEAD-box ATP-dependent RNA helicase 15-like isoform X2 has protein sequence MDVICQAKSGMGKTAVFVLSTLQQIEPVAGQVAALVLCHTRELAYQICHEFERFSTYLPDIKVAVFYGGVHILKHKDILKNECPHIVVGTPGRILALARDKDLSLKNVRHFILDECDKMLESLDMRRDVQEIFKMTPHDKQVMMFSATLSKEIRPVCKRFMQDPMEIYVDDEAKLTLHGLVQHYIKLTELEKNRKLNDLLDALDFNQVVIFVKSVNRAAELNKLLVECNFPSICIHSGMSQEERLTRYKNFKEGLKRILVATDLVGRGIDIERVNIVVNYDMPDSADTYLHRVGRAGRFGTKGLAITFVSSASDSDVLNQVQERFEVDIKELPEQIDTSTYMPS, from the exons ATGGATGTCATCTGCCAAGCAAAATCTGGAATGGGGAAAACAGCTGTTTTTGTTCTTTCAACTCTGCAGCAAATTGAGCCAGTTGCGGGCCAAGTAGCTGCACTTGTGCTATGTCATACCAGAGAATTGGCCTATCAG ATCTGTCATGAATTTGAAAGATTCAGCACTTATTTGCCTGATATTAAGGTTGCTGTATTCTATGGGGGAGTTCACATCTTGAAGCACAAGGACATTTTGAAGAATGAATGCCCTCATATCGTTGTGGGCACACCAGGAAGAATACTGGCACTTGCAAGAGATAAAGATCTTTCTTTGAAGAATGTGAGGCATTTTATTCTTGATGAATGTGACAAGATGCTCGAGTCCCTtg ACATGCGGAGAGATGTGCAGGAGATTTTCAAAATGACACCTCATGACAAACAAGTTATGATGTTCTCAGCAACTCTCAGCAAGGAGATCCGCCCTGTTTGCAAGAGATTCATGCAAGAT CCTATGGAAATATATGTTGACGATGAGGCCAAACTGACACTGCATGGTTTAGTACAG CACTACATTAAACTGACCGAGTTGGAGAAGAATCGGAAACTGAATGATCTTTTGGATGCACTGGACTTCAATCAAGTTGTGATCTTTGTGAAAAGTGTGAATCGAGCAGCGGAGCTGAACAAGTTACTTGTTGAGTGCAACTTTCCATCAATCTGTATACACTCTGGCATGTCACAGGAAGAAAG GTTGACCAGGTATAAGAATTTCAAGGAAGGTCTCAAAAGGATTCTTGTTGCTACTGATCTGGTTGGCAGAGGAATTGATATTGAGCGAGTCAACATTGTAGTAAACTATGACATGCCAGATTCTGCAGACACCTACCTGCACAGG GTTGGAAGGGCTGGGCGATTTGGTACCAAAGGACTTGCCATTACATTTGTCTCATCAGCTTCAGACTCTGATGTTCTTAATCAG GTCCAAGAGAGGTTTGAGGTGGACATAAAGGAGCTGCCAGAGCAGATTGACACTTCCACATACA TGCCCTCATGA
- the LOC103978775 gene encoding B2 protein, which translates to MEGQNNYGGSYRDQASFWQFSDQLRLQTSGLSDLSIGDSIWSDCYVKQQPLPSSTDLNGGGSFAGWKSAFGSQKLAFGTSNYGVNRYNNADSNRIGESGGVKSSSYFGGNYNDGGNGVIKDYFNTAVNKPINKPVNGNGKKSNSNDGGSGKKKRNVNYNNNNSSNNRNNNDKDAAVDKRFKTLPPSEALPRNEAIGGYIFVCNNDTMEENLRRQLFGLPSRYRDSVRAITPGLPLFLYNYSTHQLHGIFESASFGGTNIDPTAWEDKKCPGESRFPAQVRVVTRKLYEPLEEDSFRPILHHYDGPKFRLELNVEEALKLLDIFAEKNA; encoded by the exons atggaagggcAGAACAATTACGGCGGCAGTTACAGGGATCAGGCGTCGTTCTGGCAGTTCAGCGATCAGCTCCGGCTGCAGACCTCCGGTCTCTCGGATCTCTCTATTGGCGACAGCATCTGGAGCGACTGCTACGTCAAGCAGCAGCCGCTGCCGTCCTCCACCGATCTCAACGGCGGCGGATCCTTCGCAGGGTGGAAAAGCGCTTTTGGTTCGCAGAAGCTCGCCTTCGGCACCAGCAACTACGGGGTCAACCGGTACAACAACGCCGACAGTAACAGGATCGGCGAGAGCGGCGGTGTTAAGAGTTCCAGTTACTTCGGCGGTAACTACAACGACGGCGGCAATGGGGTCATCAAGGATTACTTCAATACGGCCGTCAATAAGCCCATCAACAAGCCGGTGAATGGGAATGGGAAGAAGAGTAACAGCAACGATGGGGGAagcggaaagaagaagagaaacgtcAATTATAACAACAATAACAGCAGCAACAACAGGAACAATAACGATAAGGATGCGGCGGTGGACAAGAGATTCAAGACGCTGCCGCCCTCCGAAGCTCTGCCGAGGAACGAGGCGATCGGGGGATACATCTTTGTGTGCAACAACGACACCATGGAGGAAAACCTACGGAGGCAGCTTTTCG GGTTGCCATCCAGATACAGGGATTCGGTGCGAGCAATCACGCCGGGATTACCCCTTTTCCTCTACAACTACTCCACCCATCAGCTTCACGGGATCTTTGAG TCAGCTAGCTTTGGAGGAACCAACATCGATCCGACGGCATGGGAGGACAAGAAATGCCCTGGAGAGTCACGGTTCCCTGCTCAG GTGAGAGTGGTGACAAGAAAGCTTTATGAGCCACTAGAGGAGGATTCCTTCAGGCCCATACTCCACCACTACGATGGTCCCAAATTCCGGCTGGAGTTGAATGTTGAAGAG GCACTAAAACTCCTTGACATATTCGCCGAGAAGAATGCTTGA
- the LOC135608261 gene encoding SNF1-related protein kinase regulatory subunit beta-2-like: MGNTSSVREGGEEGQGGSSHCQRGSEDLMGQSPPQSPRGAAQSPLLFAPQVPMTPLQRHEEMHSPSDSCTLNSPMYEDALDVQGIPTMITWGHGGREVFVEGSWDNWMTKKPLERSGKDFTVMMVLPSGFYQYRFIVDGERRYAPDVPWMNDDMGNIHNILDLQDFVPEDLGGVAGFEMPQSPESSYSNSPLGSEDYRKEPPLLPPQLHVTVLNAPAAMDCPSSLTRPPHVVLNHLYIQKGKSSQPVVALGKTHRFLSKHVTVILYKSIAR; encoded by the exons ATGGGGAATACAAGTAGTGTCAGGGAAGGTGGAGAGGAGGGGCAGGGTGGAAGCTCTCACTGTCAAAGAGGGTCAGAGGATTTGATGGGGCAGAGCCCTCCTCAGAGCCCCAGAGGCGCAGCGCAGTCTCCTCTACTCTTCGCTCCCCAG GTCCCTATGACTCCATTGCAAAGACATGAAGAGATGCATTCACCGAGTGATTCATGTACGCTAAATTCCCCAATGTATGAGGATGCCCTCGATGTTCAAGGGATTCCAACAATGATTACTTGGGGCCATGGCGGCAGGGAAGTCTTTGTGGAAGGATCTTGGGATAACTGGATGACAAA GAAGCCCTTAGAAAGATCAGGCAAGGATTTTACAGTTATGATGGTGCTTCCTTCAGGTTTCTACCAATACAGATTCATTGTGGATGGAGAACGGAGATATGCCCCTGACGTCCCATGGATGAACGATGATATGGGAAATATCCATAACATTTTAGACTTGCAG GATTTTGTCCCAGAGGATTTAGGAGGTGTTGCGGGTTTCGAAATGCCTCAATCGCCAGAATCAAGCTACAGCAACTCACCACTTGGTTCAGAGGACTACCGAAAAGAGCCACCGCTTCTACCTCCGCAGCTGCACGTTACCGTTCTGAACGCACCAGCCGCCATGGATTGCCCTTCCTCTCTCACGAGGCCTCCGCATGTGGTGCTAAATCATCTCTATATTCAGAAAGGGAAGAGCAGTCAGCCTGTTGTGGCACTTGGAAAAACTCATAGGTTTCTCTCCAAGCATGTCACTGTGATACTGTACAAGTCCATAGCAAGATGA
- the LOC103978767 gene encoding uncharacterized protein LOC103978767, which produces MRRDRDCVMDAAKQPRRGAAVDHAFIRFLLPVSVLFLVLSYWHSCYVRLLSVQFTSTLLHDLDHFISRKAMLLFCNALLLLVTRDSGLLGFFAPTTNNSDEESDHKQLRLDRGDPETESATAKPCPVEEKAAVTSGPETKECEVEEKAEAGGDASLELVAVEGMDTERVDEDEAEDENIDELNKKFEAFIERVKNERRMEARQLVVV; this is translated from the coding sequence ATGAGAAGAGATCGAGACTGTGTGATGGACGCAGCGAAGCAACCGAGGCGCGGAGCTGCCGTCGATCACGCCTTCATCCGATTCCTCCTCCCCGTCTCCGTCCTCTTCTTGGTCCTCTCTTATTGGCACTCCTGCTACGTCCGTCTCCTTTCCGTCCAATTCACCTCGACCCTTCTCCATGACCTCGACCACTTCATCAGCAGGAAGGCCATGCTCCTCTTCTGCAACGCCCTCCTCTTGCTCGTCACCAGGGACTCCGGCCTGCTCGGCTTCTTCGCCCCCACCACCAACAACTCCGACGAGGAATCCGACCACAAACAGCTCCGACTTGATCGTGGCGACCCCGAGACGGAATCTGCTACAGCTAAACCGTGCCCCGTGGAGGAGAAGGCGGCGGTGACAAGCGGCCCCGAAACCAAAGAGTGCGAGGTGGAAGAGAAGGCTGAAGCGGGAGGTGATGCATCTCTTGAATTGGTTGCGGTGGAGGGAATGGACACGGAGAGGGTTGATGAGGATGAGGCGGAGGACGAGAACATAGATGAGTTGAACAAGAAGTTCGAGGCGTTCATAGAGCGGGTGAAGAACGAGAGAAGAATGGAGGCTCGTCAGCTTGTTGTGGTCTGA
- the LOC103978768 gene encoding cysteine synthase 2, which produces MRSIGTHPDPGEREGREMAAVKTADVLTATAAAVLSAALLSYLLLSGHGFKLPWLRDRGNYRRHKSRGKRNGLVDAVGNTPLIRINSLSDATGCEILGKAEFLNPGGSVKDRVAVKIIEEALDSGGLMPGGVVTEGSAGSTAISLATIAPAYGCKCHVVIPDDVAIEKSQIIEALGATVERVRPVSITHKDHYVNVARRRALEATNRAAIPIEADKIKGIDLLQMNGHAPKQTEGHPCSADNKGGFFADQFENLANFRAHYEWTGPEIWEQTQGKLHAFVAAAGTGGTIAGISQFLKEKNPNIKCFLIDPPGSGLFNKVTRGVMYTKEEAEGRRLKNPFDTITEGIGINRLTKNFMMAELDGAYRGTDREAVEMSRFLLKKDGLFLGSSSAMNCVGAVRLARSLGPGHTIVTILCDSGMRHLSKFCNAQYLVDHGLTPTATGLEFLDRS; this is translated from the exons ATGCGATCAATTGGGACTCACCCCGACCCAGGCGAGAGAGAGGGGAGAGAGATGGCGGCGGTGAAGACCGCCGACGTTCTAACGGCCACGGCCGCAGCTGTTCTTTCGGCCGCCCTTCTCTCCTACCTCCTCCTCTCCGGCCACGGATTCAAGCTCCCGTGGCTTAGAGATCGTGGAAACTACCGTCGGCATAAGAGTCGCGGGAAGAGGAACGGCCTTGTCGACGCCGTCGGCAACACGCCTCTAATCAGAATCAACAGCCTTTCTGATGCCACTGGGTGTGAG ATTCTTGGGAAAGCCGAGTTCTTGAACCCTGGGGGGAGCGTGAAAGACCGGGTGGCGGTCAAAATCATTGAAGAA GCACTAGATTCTGGGGGCCTCATGCCAGGTGGTGTCGTGACCGAGGGAAGTGCTGGAAGTACCGCAATTAGCCTAGCGACAATTGCTCCTGCATATGGATGTAAATGTCATGTTGTTATTCCTGATGATGTTGCCATTGAAAAG TCTCAAATAATTGAGGCTCTTGGAGCTACCGTGGAAAGAGTAAGGCCTGTCTCTATTACACACAAAGACCACTATGTTAATGTCGCAAGGAGGAGGGCCTTAGAGGCTACAAATAGAGCTGCAATTCCAATTGAAGCTGATAAAATTAAAGGCATAGACTTGCTGCAAATGAATGGTCATGCACCAAAGCAAACAGAAGGTCATCCTTGCTCTGCTGATAATAAAGGTGGTTTCTTTGCTGATCAGTTTGAAAACCTAGCAAACTTCAGGGCCCACTATGAATGGACTGGTCCTGAGATATGGGAGCAAACTCAAGGGAAATTGCATGCCTTTGTTGCTGCTGCCGGTACAGGTGGCACGATTGCTGGAATATCACAGTTTCTCAAG GAAAAAAATCCAAATATTAAGTGCTTCCTTATTGATCCCCCGGGGTCTGGTCTGTTCAATAAGGTCACGAGAGGAGTAATGTATACGAAGGAGGAGGCAGAGGGCCGGCGCCTGAAGAACCCTTTTGATACTATAACGGAAGGAATTGGAATCAACAGATTGACCAAGAATTTCATGATGGCCGAGTTGGATGGAGCTTACCGAGGCACCGATAGAGAGGCTGTTGAAATGTCCAG GTTTCTTCTGAAGAAGGATGGACTATTTCTCGGGAGTTCCTCAGCGATGAACTGCGTTGGAGCTGTACGATTGGCACGATCCTTAGGTCCAGGACACACGATCGTAACAATTTTATGTGACAGCGGGATGAGGCATCTGAGCAAGTTCTGTAATGCTCAATATCTGGTCGATCATGGACTGACACCAACTGCGACCGGTCTGGAGTTTCTCGATCGCTCTTGA
- the LOC135608262 gene encoding mediator of RNA polymerase II transcription subunit 32-like, translating into MESTVEALSAAYDEFVAAAAAALEAKEQSGGQKTPVTDAALEAFKQRWELFRVACDQAEEFVESMKQRIGSECLVDEATGAAPSKAGRPATAPGIPPISAVRLEQMSKAVRWLVIELQNGSGVGAAAAAAAHPHVSAPFDARFSEDAGQ; encoded by the coding sequence ATGGAGAGCACCGTGGAGGCACTGAGCGCTGCCTATGACGAGTTCGTAGCTGCGGCGGCGGCCGCCCTGGAGGCAAAGGAGCAGTCCGGCGGGCAGAAGACGCCCGTCACCGACGCCGCGCTCGAGGCCTTCAAGCAGCGGTGGGAACTCTTCCGCGTCGCCTGCGACCAGGCCGAGGAGTTCGTCGAGTCCATGAAGCAGCGCATCGGCTCCGAGTGCTTAGTCGACGAGGCAACCGGCGCCGCCCCCTCCAAGGCTGGCCGCCCTGCCACGGCACCCGGGATCCCGCCCATCAGCGCCGTCCGGCTCGAGCAGATGAGCAAGGCCGTCAGGTGGCTCGTCATCGAGCTCCAGAACGGGTCCGGGGTTGgcgcagccgccgccgctgcggcCCATCCCCATGTTTCCGCGCCCTTCGACGCCCGGTTCTCCGAGGACGCCGGGCAATAG
- the LOC135608264 gene encoding acidic leucine-rich nuclear phosphoprotein 32-related protein 1-like produces MDEAWERAVEAALGGQADSSSSSSAPPRTLTLDGSVKCLHGRLPPPEILERYQSLEHLSIANVGVSSLEKFPRLRNLQRLILSDNRIAGGLEFLVEAGLDSLRDLDLSNNRIQFLEDLAPLAHLRLVSLDLYECPVTRTKDYRSRVFGMIRTLKYLDKMDADENERPESDEEEEEEEDDDEEDEEEDPGSGEVDGDDQAGRLVNGVGSGARGGGIVDVDEEDESDAEEEDAETVRRADSNASLQRYHLANGFRVAPVGVSSLDGEEDEDEEEDVEDDDDEEEDNDEDLGEEIDAEDGDEEDVVEVHDVGDSDEDIDGVEEDGEEEVDEEEEDDEDGSGEEDQEDVEDEEDDGVPGSSGRLINAEGEIDGHEQGEGDEDENGEIGEEDEQGVDDDRFSEEGDGEDDDEDDDIGGEYLVQPIAQPPTVRRDFDACNDEEEEEVDDEEDDPHRNTTLPHQPSSSQPNKRKRDEEDDIDDQNLRSSKHP; encoded by the exons ATGGACGAGGCCTGGGAGAGGGCCGTGGAGGCGGCGCTCGGAGGTCAGGCGGACTCGTCGTCATCATCGTCGGCGCCGCCTCGGACCCTCACCCTTGACGGCTCCGTGAAGTGCCTCCACGGCCGTCTGCCGCCACCCGAGATCCTGGAGCGGTACCAGTCGCTGGAGCACCTCTCGATCGCTAACGTCGGAGTGTCGTCGCTGGAGAAGTTCCCGCGTCTTCGGAACTTGCAGCGGCTTATACTCTCCGACAACCGCATCGCCGGGGGGCTCGAGTTCTTGGTGGAGGCGGGTCTGGATTCGCTTCGGGACCTCGATCTATCCAACAACCGGATCCAGTTCCTGGAGGACCTGGCGCCTCTGGCTCACCTCCGTCTCGTATCCTTAGATCTGTATGAATGCCCTGTTACTAGGACCAAAGATTATCGATCAAGGGTGTTCGGAATGATCAGGACTCTGAAATATCTAGACAAGATGGATGCCGATGAGAATGAGCGACCAGAGTctgacgaggaagaggaggaggaggaagatgatgatgaggaggatgaggaggaggatccTGGCAGTGGCGAGGTTGATGGTGATGATCAGGCTGGGAGGTTGGTGAACGGTGTTGGTAGTGGCGCTAGAGGAGGTGGGATTGTCGATGTCGATGAGGAAGATGAGAGTGATGCTGAAGAGGAGGACGCTGAAACGGTTAGGAGGGCCGATTCCAATGCATCATTACAGAGGTATCATCTAGCTAATGGATTTCGGGTGGCGCCAGTCGGTGTTTCTTCTTTAGACGGGGAAGAAGATGAGGACGAAGAGGAGGATGTCGAAGATGATGATGACGAAGAGGAAGACAATGATGAAGATCTGGGAGAGGAGATTGATGCAGAGGATGGTGACGAGGAGGATGTGGTTGAGGTGCATGACGTTGGGGACAGCGATGAGGATATTGATGGGGTCGAAGAGGATGGCGAGGAAGAGGtggatgaagaggaagaggatgatgaGGATGGTAGCGGGGAAGAAGACCAGGAGGACGTCGAGGATGAAGAGGATGACGGTGTGCCTGGAAGCTCGGGGAGATTGATTAATGCAGAAGGGGAGATTGATGGTCACGAGCAAGGCGAAGGGGATGAGGATGAGAATGGAGAGATTGGAGAGGAGGATGAACAAGGAGTGGATGACGATAGATTTTCTGAAGAGGGCGACGGCGAGGATGATGATGAG GATGATGATATTGGCGGGGAATATCTGGTGCAGCCGATTGCTCAACCTCCAACAGTAAGAAGAGATTTTGATGCTTgcaatgatgaagaagaagaagaggttgacgACGAGGAAGATGATCCTCACAGGAACACTACCTTGCCACACCAGCCTTCCTCTTCTCAGCCTAACAAGAGGAAGAGAGATGAAGAAGATGACATAGATGATCAGAATCTGAGATCCTCCAAGCATCCTTGA